Genomic window (Ignavibacteriales bacterium):
GGACGCTTCCAAGATTACGTGTAGACCAACTTATGAATATGTGCTGGAAATATTTAATTCCTTATTCGTTTGTTAATTTGATAATTGTAGGATTTATTACACTGATTTAATTATGAAAGAATATTTCAAAAATACATGGTTCGGGCTTTGGACTGCATTTGTTGGAATGAAGATAACCTTCAAGCATCTCTTCGTTCCTGCTGTTACAATCCAGTATCCTGATGTTAAAGTTCAAATGCCGGAACGAGCACGCAATCGGCTTTATGTTAATATGGATGATTGTATTGGCTGCGATCAATGCTCCCGCGCTTGCCCGGTTGATTGCATTACCATCGAAACTGTAAAGAGTGTTCCCGGAGATGATCTTGGTATAACTTCTAACGGTAAAAAGAAGGCTCTTTGGGTAACACAATTTGATATTGATATTGCAAAATGCTGTTATTGTGCTTTATGTGTTTATCCTTGTCCAACAGATTGTATTTATATGACGGATGTTTACGAATTTTCTGAATACGAAAGAGATAATTTTATATATCATTTTTCTACTTTAACTAAAGAAGAAGCTGATATTAAAAAACAAAATTATGCAAAGCTTGAAGCTGAAAAAGCGGCTCAGAAAGCTGCAGCAGCGGCAAAACCAAAACCTCCTGCTCAGGCAGATAATTCAAAGCCTGAACCTGGAACAAATTAAAAATAAATTTGGTGATTTAAATAAATGACTTTATACGATGTAACTTTTTATTTTTTTGCTGCAATAACACTTATTTCCGGATTCGCAGTTGTTACTACCAGGAATATTGTTTATTCAGCTTTCTCTCTGCTATTCACTTTTTTGGGAGTTGCAGGTCTTTACATTTTGCTTGGTGCTGATTTTATCGCAGTTGTTCAGATAATGGTTTATGTTGGCGGAATTTTAATTTTGATGCTATTCGGTGTAATGCTTACAAGTAAAATTACCAATGTTCAGATTAAAACCGGTACACTTCAAATCGTACCTGCTATTGTTGGTGTTGGTTTGTTTGCCGGAATATTAACCAACGTTTTACTAAACACAGAATGGAAACTTTCAGATTCAGAAATTCCATTAAACACAACCATTTTTGATTTAGGGAAATATCTTATAACGGATTACGTTTTAATCTTTGAACTACTTGGTATTTTACTTTTAGTGGCTCTTATTGGTGCTGCAACAATTGCAAGAAAGGAAAGTTAATTGAATACAGTTTTTCAATACTTTAATATTTTTTAAAGGAGTTTCACTTGGCTCACGTTGGTTTAAATCATTTTTTATTTGTTAGTGCAATTCTATTCTCGCTTGGAATATTTGGAATTGTAACAAGAAAAAATGCTGTAATGGTTTTAATGGGAATTGAATTGGTACTTAACTCTGCAAATATAAACTTTATAGCTTTTGCCAAGTTCGGCAATTTTGGATTCAGTGGACAGATTATGGCACTATTCGTAATTGTACTGGCTGCTGCCGAAGCCGCTATTGCGCTGGCAATTGTACTAAATATTTACAAAACATTTTCAACTGTAAACGTTGATGAAATAGATAAACTAAAAGAATAAATTATGTCTGAAGCATTACTACTTAATACATCGATAGCAATTTTATTTTTGCCTCTGTTTGGATTCGCTTTACTAATATTATTTAATAAGCATATTCCAAAAGCTCACCTTGTGGAAACGTTCATTATGTTCGTAACGCTTGCCCTCTCAGTTTTTGTTGTTGTTGGAAAGTTAGCATTCTACCTGAATACAAATCTGATTGCTGAAACAAGATGGATTTACCTGTGGAATGTTCCGATGATTGGAAGCATTGATATCTATCTGGGAATTAAGATTGATAACATTACAGCAATAATGCTTGTTGTGGTTAATCTTATCAGTTTTCTGGTTCATACTTTCTCCATCGCTTATATGGATGGAGATATAAGATACAGAAGATACTTTGCTTACCTTGGCTTATTCACTTTTTCTATGTTGGGAATTGTATTAACTCACAATTTGCTGATGATGTACATTTTCTGGGAGCTGGTCGGCATTTCTTCTTACTTGCTGATTGGTCACTGGTTCGAAAAAAAATCTGCTGCGGATGCAGGCAAAAAAGCATTTTTAGTAAACAGAATTGGTGATATTGGTTTCTTTATCGGTATAATGATTTTGTTCACTCATTACCGCACATTCACACTTGATACAATATTTGCTCAAATATCAGCAGGTAATATTCCATTTAATAGTCCCGCAACTTTAACTGCAACAGGAATTTTACTTTTTATGGGGGCTGTTGGTAAATCGGCTCAATTCCCTCTTCACGTTTGGCTGCCAGATGCAATGGAAGGTCCGACTCCGGTTAGCGCGTTAATCCATGCAGCAACAATGGTTGCCGCCGGTGTTTATTTGGTTGCAAGAATTTTTGTTATGCTAACAGCGGATGCAATGCTAACCATCGCTATAGTTGGAATGGTTACTTCGTTTGTGGCGGCTACAATTGCATTAACTCAAAATGATATTAAGAAAGTTCTCGCTTACTCAACTGTTAGTCAACTTGGATATATGATAATGGCACTTGGAGTAGGTGCTTACGCTTACGCTTTTTTCCATCTTGTAACTCACGCATTTTTTAAAGCTTGCTTGTTTCTTGGTTCTGGATCTGTAATTCACGGGATGCACCACGAACAGGACATTAGAAATATGGGCGGATTGAGGAAAAAGCTTCCTCTTACCTATTATACTTTTCTCATTTCAACATTGGCTATATCAGGAGTTCCGTTTACCTCCGGATTTTTAAGCAAGGATGGCTTGCTGGCAGGAACAATAGCTTTCGGAAGTTTAACAGGTCACTGGATAATTCCTGTTGTTGCATTTGTTGTTGCATTGATGACTGCATTTTATATGTTCCGTCTGGTAATCCTTACATTTCATGGCGAACCGAGAGATCAACATAAATTCGAGCACGCTAAAGAATCACCTTTTGTTATGGTAATGCCTTTAGTTGTTTTGAGCGCTTTGTCCGTTTTCTTCTGGTACAGCTATAATCCAATTGATGGTGGAAGCGGTTGGTTCTTACAGAAATGGGTTCACACGCCGGCAACTGTCGTTCCGCAAAATCAAAGATTTGATTTTATGAAAACTGAAGTAAATGCTGAAGTACCAAAAGTTGAATCGGCTGAATATGTTTCTCATTCAGAATCTTATATGCATGCAATGCACCAGGCACACTATCCAGCTATGGGTCTTTCGTTACTTGTTGGCGGACTTGGAATTCTGTTAGCATTTTCAATGTACCAATGGAAAAAAATTAATGCAGACAAACTCGCAGAAAAAATAAAACCGCTTTACAATTTCTCATTAAACAAATGGTATATCGATGAGTTTTACCATGCAACTTTTATTGCGGGAACAATTGGCATAAGTAAGGTTCTCGCCTGGTTCGATAATTATATTGTTGATGGAATAGTAAACGGTACTGCTTTTGTTACTAAATGGTTCTCTAAAGCGAATGGTGTTTTTGATAATGTTGTGATAGATGGTTTTGTAAACTTTACTGCTTATCTAACAGGATTCTTTGGAATCGCATTTAGAAAGCTGCAAACCGGCAAAGTGCAAACTTATATTGTCTTTGTAGTTTTTTCAGTAATAATTTTGTTGTTTATTTTCAGACCATTTTAAGTTTAGTGGCTGATAAAAGTTAAAGTAAAATATTTAAGAGGCTGAAACGTGCAATTTCCGATTTTAACATTCATTACCTTTTTGCCAATATTAGGAATGCTTCTCATTCTTTTTATCCCCGGCAAACAGGAAAAATTTATAAAATGGTTTTCCATTGGTGTAACTGCGTTGCAAGTTGTACTTGCAGGAATTATACTTGCTGGTTACAATTATTCTCTCGGCGGTGTATTCGATCAAAATTCATTTCAATTCATAGAAAAATTCAGATGGATTGAAATCACCGGTGTATCCTGGATAGGAACTGTAAAGATCGATTATTTCCTCGGCATCGATGGAATAAGCGCTCCGATGATTTTATTAACTGCACTTGTTTCTTTCATAGCGGCAATTTCATCCTGGACAATTACCAAATCAGTTAAAGGCTACTTTGCTATGTTCCTTTTACTTGATGCTGGTATGATGGGCGTTTTCGTTTCACTCGATTTCTTTTTGTTCTACGTGTTCTGGGAATTGATGCTTTTACCGATGTACTTCCTTATCGGTATTTGGGGTGGTCCAAGAAAAGAATATGCAGCAATTAAGTTTTTCATTTATACTTTGTTCGGCAGTGTATTTATGCTGCTCGTTATGATCGGATTATATTTCAGCTCTACTGAACTTTTAGCTGATGGTTCAAAAGTATTTACTTTCAATATGCTTGCGATGATGGATATGAAGAATTTCACACCGAATGGAATTCTTTCTCCGCTTAATCCAAATAATTTAAGATTGATCGCATACATTGCTCTATTCGTAGGATTTGCTATTAAAATTCCTATGTTCCCTTTCCATACATGGCTGCCAGACGCACACGTAGAAGCGCCGACACCAATAAGTGTTATTCTTGCAGGTGTTCTTTTAAAAATGGGCACGTATGGAATTTTAAGAATCAGCTTTCCAATTTTTCCAGAAATAACGCGGCAATTGATGTGGTATATTGCTCTCTTTGGAATGATCAACATTGTTTATGGCGCGCTTGTGGCAATGGCGCAAAAGGATTTTAAAAAGTTGATTGCCTACTCTTCAATTTCTCATATGGGTTACGTCCTGTTAGGGATGGCTTCATTAACTTCAACCGGAATAAATGGTGCAATATTCCAAATGTTCAATCACGGAACGATTACAGCAATGCTCTTCTTGATTGTTGGAGTTCTTTACGATCGCACACATACAAGAGGTCTTGATGATTTTGGTGGGATTGCTTTGCAAATGCCGGCTTATACAGGATTTGTTTCTGTCGCATTCTTTGCAGCAATCGGATTACCAAGTTTAAGCGGATTTATTTCCGAATCTTTTGTATTCCTTGGTGCTTTTAGTGTAGTAGGAATCAGAACACTTACTATTGTTTCTACACTTGGAATTCTTTTAGGTGCTGGTTATATGCTCTGGACAATGCAGCGAGTTTACTTAGGAAAGTTAAATGAAAAATGGAATCAACTTAAAGACCTTGATGCACGGGAATATATTATGTTTGTTCCGTTAACAATCATTATAATTTTCCTTGGTGTTTATCCATCTGGGATGCTGAACATAATGAATACATCAGTTAATTCGTTAGTAAGTTTTATGGCAAAATCATCAGCCAGTTTTATGTCTCTTGGAGGATTATAGATCTTGATTTTAGATACTGGTTGCTGGATTTAATAATTGTATCCAGTATCAAAAAAATATTACAACTAAATAAAAAAAAATGAATATGGAATTTGCTAAAATATATAACAGTATCTCTTACGTGCTTCCAGAAGTATCGATATCATTCTTTTTGATCCTGGTTTTATTAACCGATCTTATTTTTGGAAAGAACAAAAAAATCATTCCTTACATTGCATTAACAGGAATTGCAGTTACGTTTTTCTTTGTTCTTAACCAGCTTACATTCAGCGGATTTGCGTTTGGAAAAGTATGGCACACAACAGATACTCTTGGAATGATTACAGTAGATTCCTTTGGCGTATTTTTCAAGGTGATTGTGCTTGTTGCTACTACACTGGTAATTCTGTTTTCATTTTCTTCTGATGAAATAAATAAAAGCCTGGATAGAGCAGGCGAATATTATACTTTGATATTTGGAATGGTTCTCGGAATGTTCCTGATGATTTCTGCTTCTGATTTAATCCTCATCTATCTTTCTCTCGAATTGCTTTCTTTATCTTCTTACGTGTTGGCAGGATTTACAAAGTTAAGAGACAGGAACAGTGAAGCCGCGCTTAAATACATTATCTATGGCGCAGTTTCTTCGGGATTAATGCTTTTTGGTATTTCACTTTTCTTTGGAATGACCGGAAGTACTAACCTTTATGTTATAAATTCTTTAATGCAGGCACCAAGTATAAATACTTTTACGCTTGCAATGGCTTCCATATTAATTTTTGTTGGAATTGGTTATAAAATTTCTGCTGCTCCATTTCACTTTTGGACTCCTGATGTTTACGAAGGTGCACCGATAACTATTACAGCGTTTCTATCCGTTGCAAGTAAAGCGGCTGGCTTTGCTTTGTTGATAAGATTTGTTAAAACTACTTTCCTATCATCCATAAATCCATCAGGTCACTGGCAGATGATTCCTGTTTTCCCCTGGAAGGAATTGCTTACAGTAATTTCCATTTTAACGATGACGCTTGGAAACTTCTCGGCACTCTGGCAGAATAATCTTAAAAGAATGCTTGCCTATTCCAGCATTGCACACGCCGGATATTTAATGCTTGGCTTGGTTGTATTATCAAACCAGGGATTGATTGCAATATTAATTTATTTTGCCTTTTATGCTTTTATGAATCTTGGAGCATTCTTTATTGTAATGTTGATTGCGAACAAAACAGGGAGCGAGGATATTGAAGATTATAAAGGACTTGGTTACTCCACCCCATTTCTTGGAGTAACGCTGGGAATGTTCTTAGTTTCTTTAATTGGTCTTCCACCTTCGGCAGGATTTATTGGAAAGCTATATCTCTTTGTTGCATTGATCGATTCCAATATGATTGTTCTTGCTGTAATTGCAATTTTGAATACAGTAGTTTCATTGTTTTATTATATAAGAGTTTTAAAAGAAATGTTCCTTTCAAAACCATCCACCAAAGTTGCCCCGTTTAAAGTTTCTGCATATAACGTTATTGTTATTTTAATTTTGCTTGCACCAGTGGTAGTATTTGGAGTTTACTTTACCCCGGTTGTGGATTTTGCTAAAAGCTGTATAACGATATTTGGGTTATAATCTGTAAGTTTAATCTAAAAAGTCTAACTTCATTAATGTCATTCCCACTTTCACGGGAACCTATTTTATAAAAAATATTTTACGTCCTAAATGCATTACAACCTTCAGACACCATAAGCCTCAATCCTTTCAGAAATTAAAAGTTTTTTAGGTGATTGTCTGTTATCGAATAATTTTAGTATAACAATTTTATTGTCGATTAAGCGATAAATAATGGTAACCTGTTTCGAAAATACAAATGCTCTTATTAGTTTTGGTTTGAAAATAATTTTACCAATGAATGGAAATTGATTAAGAATTTTAAGTTGGTTTTCAAGTTTAGTTAAAAAATCAAATGCGGTTGTTTCAGTCCATTCCACTTTTAGATAATCAAGAATTTTTTCAAGGTCTTGTTGAGCAGATTTTGTCCAGTATAGTTTAGTTAACATTTTTATATTTTGCCATTACAGTTTCATGTTCATCAAGATTAGCATTGTCTTCACTTTCTTCAAAGGATTGAAGTATTTCTGCCCTCTGCAATTCACTTATTACATTCCAATAATTATCCGCCACAATTGTTTGTTGTTTTAGAACATTAAATATTTTATAAACAAATTCAAGCATTCCAGGATCATTTACATCATTAACTAATGAATGCAAATTTTCCTTTAATTCAGAGATAGACATACTATTTCTCCACTTAAAATAATTTTACACCTTAATTACAATTTCACTTATCGTTCAGGATTTCATTCAATTGGAATTAATCTTTCTACATTTAAAATAATATTACATTAACCTGTTTGCAACACTATAATTTGTTAACTACAGTTGTAGTTAGGAATAAGAAACAACAATCTATTAGAATTTTTTCTTCCCCGCGTTGCGATGTTTGCATTTCTCTTTTTAGTATCCATGTGTTAACGCATCACGGAATAGTCTGAGGCAGTAAAAATAACTTTTAATATTATGTTATAAATTTTATTTGTCTTTCACGAACCGCTAAGTGATGTACGAAATATCTTATAAATAATTTCGGAAATTCTTTTATGACCGATTTCATTTACCCTTTTTAAATCAGCACAGAAAAGGAAATTACCATGTTCATCCTTTGCACCAAAAAGGTTTGCATAAATTTGATTATGTAGAAACGAATATTGACTCATATATTTGTGTAATTTTTTTGATAGATGATTCTCAAGATTAGAGTAAGGTCTTGAAACAGGTCCAGTAATTACAAGTGTAATACCGTATGTTTTACATAGTTCAATTATTTTAATCAATAAAGATAAATATTTAGAAAAAGCAGCAGACCAATCACCCATTATATAACCAAAGAAATAGTTTATTTCTCTAAATATATTCTGAACACTCGTACTAAATTTTGATTTTTTGCTCAATTCGTTATTAATAACTTTCTCCGAAGTACGCTTCTTTATTTTTCTATAGTTCAAATTAAATACGGCTAAATTAATATGCTTTATTAAGTTCCCATCTTTATCATAATATTTGGAATAGAATTTAGAAGAAAGAAGAATTGGTTCAACCCTTAAATGGAACAATAGACAATCCGGTTTCTCTTTATCAATAACTTCTTTAATATTTTCAAAACTTTTTGAGATACTTTCATATCTAATTATTCTTATGTCCAAATTAATATTAGATTCTTGTAATTTATTTTTTAACTGTTGATGGTATAATTTACTTGGTTCAATATTATCCTGTACTGGAAAGCATCCCCCAACGATTAGCAGCTTAATTTTTTGAAGCATCTAAAGCGCTTGTTTCTATTAAATACTTTTCGGCTGCAAGATATTCTTGTGGTGAAATAATAATTCTATTCTCCTTATTCATAGCAAAGCTTCTATCCTTAGTTATATTGGCTTCATATTCTTTAATTATCTTTTTTGCAATATCTTTTTTTATAATTTTGAATTCATTTTTATTAATAAAAGTTGTGTTCATAAGTGAATTACATTCATGAAGTGAGCATAACCTAACCTGATTTAATGATAGTGTAATTTGACCAAAAATTCCATTTGTTCTTTGTCCTAACCTGTTTAACATATATAAAAAACTGCTATCATTATTCAGACGCAAATAAGGGGAATTGATAAATAGGATATTGTAAACCTCACTTACACTCATAATAAAATTGATCCACTCCCAATACTTCTCAGAATCCTGGTGATAAAATGGAAAGTATCCATTGTTATAATTGTAATCACAATGACCAAAAGCTAATTTATTTGTAAAATTTTTTGATGAAATAATAATCTTTTCAAGATCATTAAAAGCTTTTTTGCTTTCTATAATTGGTATTATTTCTAAAAATTCAATTTTTCTGTTCTTTAATATTTCTGAACATTTTTGTATTTCTTCTCCGCTTTCAATTTTCGGAAGGAATATACAATCCAGCGATATTCCACTTTTAATGCTTTCCAGTGTTTCAATGTCATTATAAAATTCTTTAGATCCAAAAACATTTATCCTTATACCAACTTTTG
Coding sequences:
- a CDS encoding NADH-quinone oxidoreductase subunit I, with translation MKEYFKNTWFGLWTAFVGMKITFKHLFVPAVTIQYPDVKVQMPERARNRLYVNMDDCIGCDQCSRACPVDCITIETVKSVPGDDLGITSNGKKKALWVTQFDIDIAKCCYCALCVYPCPTDCIYMTDVYEFSEYERDNFIYHFSTLTKEEADIKKQNYAKLEAEKAAQKAAAAAKPKPPAQADNSKPEPGTN
- a CDS encoding NADH-quinone oxidoreductase subunit J, which encodes MTLYDVTFYFFAAITLISGFAVVTTRNIVYSAFSLLFTFLGVAGLYILLGADFIAVVQIMVYVGGILILMLFGVMLTSKITNVQIKTGTLQIVPAIVGVGLFAGILTNVLLNTEWKLSDSEIPLNTTIFDLGKYLITDYVLIFELLGILLLVALIGAATIARKES
- the nuoK gene encoding NADH-quinone oxidoreductase subunit NuoK codes for the protein MAHVGLNHFLFVSAILFSLGIFGIVTRKNAVMVLMGIELVLNSANINFIAFAKFGNFGFSGQIMALFVIVLAAAEAAIALAIVLNIYKTFSTVNVDEIDKLKE
- the nuoL gene encoding NADH-quinone oxidoreductase subunit L codes for the protein MSEALLLNTSIAILFLPLFGFALLILFNKHIPKAHLVETFIMFVTLALSVFVVVGKLAFYLNTNLIAETRWIYLWNVPMIGSIDIYLGIKIDNITAIMLVVVNLISFLVHTFSIAYMDGDIRYRRYFAYLGLFTFSMLGIVLTHNLLMMYIFWELVGISSYLLIGHWFEKKSAADAGKKAFLVNRIGDIGFFIGIMILFTHYRTFTLDTIFAQISAGNIPFNSPATLTATGILLFMGAVGKSAQFPLHVWLPDAMEGPTPVSALIHAATMVAAGVYLVARIFVMLTADAMLTIAIVGMVTSFVAATIALTQNDIKKVLAYSTVSQLGYMIMALGVGAYAYAFFHLVTHAFFKACLFLGSGSVIHGMHHEQDIRNMGGLRKKLPLTYYTFLISTLAISGVPFTSGFLSKDGLLAGTIAFGSLTGHWIIPVVAFVVALMTAFYMFRLVILTFHGEPRDQHKFEHAKESPFVMVMPLVVLSALSVFFWYSYNPIDGGSGWFLQKWVHTPATVVPQNQRFDFMKTEVNAEVPKVESAEYVSHSESYMHAMHQAHYPAMGLSLLVGGLGILLAFSMYQWKKINADKLAEKIKPLYNFSLNKWYIDEFYHATFIAGTIGISKVLAWFDNYIVDGIVNGTAFVTKWFSKANGVFDNVVIDGFVNFTAYLTGFFGIAFRKLQTGKVQTYIVFVVFSVIILLFIFRPF
- a CDS encoding NADH-quinone oxidoreductase subunit M; the protein is MQFPILTFITFLPILGMLLILFIPGKQEKFIKWFSIGVTALQVVLAGIILAGYNYSLGGVFDQNSFQFIEKFRWIEITGVSWIGTVKIDYFLGIDGISAPMILLTALVSFIAAISSWTITKSVKGYFAMFLLLDAGMMGVFVSLDFFLFYVFWELMLLPMYFLIGIWGGPRKEYAAIKFFIYTLFGSVFMLLVMIGLYFSSTELLADGSKVFTFNMLAMMDMKNFTPNGILSPLNPNNLRLIAYIALFVGFAIKIPMFPFHTWLPDAHVEAPTPISVILAGVLLKMGTYGILRISFPIFPEITRQLMWYIALFGMINIVYGALVAMAQKDFKKLIAYSSISHMGYVLLGMASLTSTGINGAIFQMFNHGTITAMLFLIVGVLYDRTHTRGLDDFGGIALQMPAYTGFVSVAFFAAIGLPSLSGFISESFVFLGAFSVVGIRTLTIVSTLGILLGAGYMLWTMQRVYLGKLNEKWNQLKDLDAREYIMFVPLTIIIIFLGVYPSGMLNIMNTSVNSLVSFMAKSSASFMSLGGL
- a CDS encoding NADH-quinone oxidoreductase subunit N, translating into MNMEFAKIYNSISYVLPEVSISFFLILVLLTDLIFGKNKKIIPYIALTGIAVTFFFVLNQLTFSGFAFGKVWHTTDTLGMITVDSFGVFFKVIVLVATTLVILFSFSSDEINKSLDRAGEYYTLIFGMVLGMFLMISASDLILIYLSLELLSLSSYVLAGFTKLRDRNSEAALKYIIYGAVSSGLMLFGISLFFGMTGSTNLYVINSLMQAPSINTFTLAMASILIFVGIGYKISAAPFHFWTPDVYEGAPITITAFLSVASKAAGFALLIRFVKTTFLSSINPSGHWQMIPVFPWKELLTVISILTMTLGNFSALWQNNLKRMLAYSSIAHAGYLMLGLVVLSNQGLIAILIYFAFYAFMNLGAFFIVMLIANKTGSEDIEDYKGLGYSTPFLGVTLGMFLVSLIGLPPSAGFIGKLYLFVALIDSNMIVLAVIAILNTVVSLFYYIRVLKEMFLSKPSTKVAPFKVSAYNVIVILILLAPVVVFGVYFTPVVDFAKSCITIFGL
- a CDS encoding type II toxin-antitoxin system RelE/ParE family toxin, giving the protein MLTKLYWTKSAQQDLEKILDYLKVEWTETTAFDFLTKLENQLKILNQFPFIGKIIFKPKLIRAFVFSKQVTIIYRLIDNKIVILKLFDNRQSPKKLLISERIEAYGV
- a CDS encoding aldolase/citrate lyase family protein; amino-acid sequence: MKLRIKKYHFAKATNDKIQEFARSIFELDAVLCFDLEDIVRDLPGKKAEKKMHRAKVKSSIESIVKYFVKPKVGIRINVFGSKEFYNDIETLESIKSGISLDCIFLPKIESGEEIQKCSEILKNRKIEFLEIIPIIESKKAFNDLEKIIISSKNFTNKLAFGHCDYNYNNGYFPFYHQDSEKYWEWINFIMSVSEVYNILFINSPYLRLNNDSSFLYMLNRLGQRTNGIFGQITLSLNQVRLCSLHECNSLMNTTFINKNEFKIIKKDIAKKIIKEYEANITKDRSFAMNKENRIIISPQEYLAAEKYLIETSALDASKN